One stretch of Camelus bactrianus isolate YW-2024 breed Bactrian camel chromosome 21, ASM4877302v1, whole genome shotgun sequence DNA includes these proteins:
- the LOC105068263 gene encoding uncharacterized protein LOC105068263 gives MTDLLRSVVTVIDVFYKYTKQDGECDTLSKNELKELLEKEFRPILKNPDDPDTVDVIMHMLDRDHDRRLDFTEFLLMVFKLAMACNKVLSKEYCKASGSKKRRHGRRHHEEESETEEEEEDISGQKSGYRHSSWSEREEHGYNSESSRGTAKHRHGSSSRGSGDGGRQSHACGSSNSSGCGKSHTASSSCQAGRFEGQGYQSSCTQSGYQSGSNGGQGHGCLSGDQSSGYGQYEPRSCSQSSSQKGYGSRACGGQQGTGSSQSSCCGQYESGGSQSSYYGQHGSGSCGYSSNSQKGSGSNEFSKCGQRRSCSGQSSGFGQHGSGSGQSSGFGQHGSGSGQSSGFGQCGSSSHQSSGFGKHESGSGQSGYGQHGSGSSQSSAFGQHGSGSGQSSGFGHGSSSSQSSGFGQQGSGSGQSSGFGQHGSGSGQSSGFGQHGSGSSQSSGFGQHGSGSSQSSGFGQHGSGSSQSSGFGQSGSSSHQSSGFGKHESRSGQSGYGQHGSGSSQSSAFGQHGSGSGQSSGFGHGSSSSQSSGFGQQGSGSGQSSGFGQHGSGSGQSSGFGQHGSGSGQSSGFGQHGSDSSQSSGFGQHGSGSGQSSGFGQHGSGSSQSSGFGQSGSSSHQSSGFGQHGSGSGQSSGFGQHGSGSGQSSGFGQHGSGSGQSSGFGQHGSGSGQSSGFGQHGSGSGQSSGFGQHGSGSGQSSGFGQHGSGSGQSSGFGQHGSGSSQSSGFGQSGSSSHQSSGFGQHGSGSGQSSGFGQHGSGSGQSSGFGQHGSGSGQSSGFGHGSSSSQSSGFGQQGSGSGQSSGFGQHGSGSGQSSGFGQHGSGSGQSSGFGQHGSGSSQSSGFGQHGSGSGQSSGFGQHGSGSSQSSGFGQSGSSSHQSSGFGQHGSGSGQSSGFGQHGSGLGQSSGFGQKGSGSGQSSGFGYGSSSHQSSSFGKHKSRSAQSGYGQHGFSSGQSSRFSQHGSSSGQSSIYDEHEFSTGQSSGQNKNESRVSGQGSCGPRSSKRCPICGNPTSDLSHSQTRGSSQETTTHSDNERSRVSGSESEDHDSIHGHSQQSQGSSQGRRASRGQETTHSQSNDSESQSDDWERGNSTRHSGTNHGDTVQTHKESESSKRQESTHGQSRDTTTHTQTGQGHSAQENSSVTGRRGTSHSESSDSERHSGVSQRHAGSAHGQAGPQHAESGSTENRRQGTAHGQSGDTTRHGQASHGQSTRSGSRAAGRQESSHSESSDSERHSGVSQRHAGSAHGQAGPQHAESGSTENRRQGTAHGQSGDTTRHGQASHGQSTQSGSRAGGRQESSHSESSDSERHSGVSQRHAGSTHGQAGPQHAESGSTENRRQGTAHGQSGDTTRHGQASHGQSTQSGSRAGGRQESSHSESSDSERHSGVSQRHAGSTHGQAGPQHAELGSTEYRRQGTAHGQSGDTTRHGQASHGQSTRSGSRAAGRQESSHSESSDSERHSGVSQRHAGSAHGQAGSQHAESTSTRGHLGSSTVERHGSSHAQLHNAHRQSSHRHAQSRISHSRSQISRRQRHGSGQSWRHGSYGSAEYDYGQSGYGPSRGSRTSSRNSSPLRSTDRAESKQVSSL, from the exons ATGACCGATCTCTTGAGAAGTGTCGTCACTGTCATTGATGTTTTCTACAAATACACCAAGCAGGATGGGGAGTGTGACACACTAAGCAAGAATGAACTAAAGGAACTTCTGGAGAAAGAGTTTCGTCCAATTCTGAAG AACCCAGATGATCCAGACACAGTGGATGTCATCATGCACATGCTGGATCGAGATCATGACCGAAGACTGGACTTCACTGAGTTTCTTCTGATGGTATTCAAGCTGGCCATGGCCTGCAACAAGGTTCTCAGCAAAGAATATTGCAAAGCTTCAGGGTCAAAGAAGCGTAGACATGGTCGCCGACATCATgaggaagaaagtgaaacagaagaagaagaagaggataTATCGGGACAGAAATCAGGTTACAGACATTCAAGTTGGAGTGAGAGAGAAGAGCATGGGTATAATTCTGAGAGCTCAAGGGGAACTGCAAAACATAGACATGGGTCCAGCTCCAGAGGTTCAGGAGATGGTGGAAGGCAAAGCCATGCATGTGGTTCCAGCAATTCTAGTGGGTGTGGAAAGTCACACACTGCTTCTAGTTCTTGTCAGGCAGGTAGATTTGAAGGGCAAGGATACCAATCTAGCTGTACCCAGTCAGGTTATCAATCAGGAAGCAATGGAGGACAAGGTCATGGATGTCTCTCAGGAGATCAGTCCTCTGGATACGGTCAATATGAGCCTAGATCCTGTAGCCAGTCTTCTAGTCAGAAAGGATATGGATCTAGAGCATGTGGAGGACAACAGGGAACAGGTTCAAGTCAGTCCTCTTGCTGTGGGCAATATGAGTCTGGAGGAAGTCAGTCTTCTTATTATGGTCAACATGGATCTGGTTCATGTGGATACTCTTCAAACTCTCAAAAAGGGTCAGGTTCAAATGAATTTTCCAAATGTGGTCAACGTAGATCCTGCTCAGGTCAGTCCTCTGGCTTTGGACAACATGGATCTGGCTCAGGTCAGTCCTCTGGCTTTGGGCAACATGGATCTGGCTCAGGTCAGTCCTCTGGCTTTGGACAATGTGGGTCTAGCTCACATCAGTCCTCTGGCTTTGGAAAACACGAGTCTGGATCAGGGCAATCTGGCTATGGCCAACACGGTTCTGGCTCAAGTCAATCCTCTGCCTTTGGCCAACATGGATCTGGCTCAGGTCAGTCTTCTGGCTTTGGGCATGGGTCAAGTTCAAGTCAGTCTTCTGGCTTTGGACAACAAGGGTCAGGCTCAGGTCAGTCCTCTGGCTTTGGACAACATGGATCTGGCTCAGGTCAGTCCTCTGGCTTTGGACAACATGGGTCTGGCTCAAGTCAGTCCTCTGGCTTTGGACAACATGGGTCAGGCTCAAGTCAGTCCTCTGGCTTTGGACAACATGGGTCAGGCTCAAGTCAGTCCTCTGGCTTTGGACAAAGTGGGTCTAGCTCACATCAGTCCTCTGGCTTTGGAAAACACGAGTCTAGATCAGGGCAATCTGGCTATGGCCAACATGGGTCTGGCTCAAGTCAATCCTCTGCCTTTGGCCAACATGGGTCTGGCTCAGGTCAGTCTTCTGGCTTTGGGCATGGGTCAAGTTCAAGTCAGTCTTCTGGCTTTGGACAACAAGGGTCAGGCTCAGGTCAGTCCTCTGGCTTTGGGCAACATGGATCTGGCTCAGGTCAGTCCTCTGGCTTTGGGCAACATGGATCTGGCTCAGGTCAGTCCTCTGGCTTTGGACAACATGGGTCTGACTCAAGTCAGTCCTCTGGCTTTGGGCAACATGGATCTGGCTCAGGTCAGTCCTCTGGCTTTGGACAACATGGGTCAGGCTCAAGTCAGTCCTCTGGCTTTGGACAAAGTGGGTCTAGCTCACATCAGTCCTCTGGCTTTGGGCAACATGGATCTGGCTCAGGTCAGTCCTCTGGCTTTGGACAACATGGGTCAGGCTCAGGTCAGTCCTCTGGCTTTGGGCAACATGGATCTGGCTCAGGTCAGTCCTCTGGCTTTGGGCAACATGGATCTGGCTCAGGTCAGTCCTCTGGCTTTGGGCAACATGGATCTGGCTCAGGTCAGTCTTCTGGCTTTGGACAACATGGATCTGGCTCAGGTCAGTCCTCTGGCTTTGGGCAACATGGATCTGGCTCAGGTCAGTCCTCTGGCTTTGGACAACATGGGTCAGGCTCAAGTCAGTCCTCTGGCTTTGGACAAAGTGGGTCTAGCTCACATCAGTCCTCTGGCTTTGGGCAACATGGATCTGGCTCAGGTCAGTCCTCTGGCTTTGGACAACATGGGTCAGGCTCAGGTCAGTCCTCTGGCTTTGGACAACATGGGTCTGGCTCAGGTCAGTCTTCTGGCTTTGGGCATGGGTCAAGTTCAAGTCAGTCTTCTGGCTTTGGACAACAAGGATCAGGCTCAGGTCAGTCCTCTGGCTTTGGACAACATGGGTCAGGCTCAGGTCAGTCCTCTGGCTTTGGGCAACATGGATCTGGCTCAGGTCAGTCCTCTGGCTTTGGACAACATGGATCTGGCTCAAGTCAGTCCTCTGGCTTTGGGCAACATGGATCTGGCTCAGGTCAGTCCTCTGGCTTTGGACAACATGGGTCAGGCTCTAGTCAGTCCTCTGGCTTTGGACAAAGTGGGTCTAGCTCACATCAGTCCTCTGGCTTTGGACAACATGGATCTGGCTCAGGTCAGTCCTCTGGCTTTGGGCAACATGGATCTGGCTTAGGTCAGTCCTCTGGCTTTGGACAAAAAGGGTCAGGTTCAGGTCAATCCTCTGGTTTTGGATATGGATCTAGTTCACATCAGTCGTCTAGCTTTGGAAAACATAAGTCTAGATCAGCGCAGTCTGGCTATGGCCAACATGGCTTCAGTTCAGGGCAATCTTCTAGATTTAGTCAACATGGGTCTAGTTCAGGCCAGTCTTCAATTTATGATGAACATGAGTTTAGCACAGGTCAATCATCTggccaaaacaaaaatgaatctaGGGTAAGTGGACAAGGAAGCTGTGGGCCTAGATCAAGCAAAAGGTGTCCAATATGTGGAAACCCAACATCAGATTTATCCCACAGTCAGACAAGAGGAAGTAGCCAAGAAACAACTACTCACAGTGATAATGAAAGAAGCAGGGTATCAGGAAGTGAGTCTGAAGATCATGACAGCATTCATGGACATAGCCAACAAAGCCAAGGATCAAGTCAGGGAAGGAGAGCATCCAGAGGGCAGGAAACAACACATAGTCAATCAAATGACAGCGAAAGCCAGTCAGATGACTGGGAGAGAGGAAACAGCACTAGACACTCTGGTACAAATCATGGAGATACTGTACAAACACATAAAGAGTCAGAATCTAGTAAAAGACAAGAATCTACTCATGGTCAGTCAAGGGATACAACTACACATACCCAGACTGGTCAAGGACATTCTGCTCAGGAAAATTCCAGCGTGACGGGAAGAAGGGGAACTAGTCACAGTGAGTCCAGTGACAGCGAGAGGCATTCGGGGGTGTCTCAGAGACACGCAGGATCCGCTCACGGGCAGGCTGGACCCCAACATGCAGAGTCAGGATCCACAGAGAACAGGAGACAGGGAACTGCTCACGGACAGTCAGGAGACACCACCAGACACGGCCAAGCTAGTCACGGACAATCCACTCGGTCAGGGTCCAGGGCAGCTGGCAGGCAGGAGTCTAGTCACAGTGAGTCCAGTGACAGCGAGAGGCATTCGGGGGTGTCTCAGAGACACGCAGGATCCGCTCATGGGCAGGCTGGACCCCAACATGCAGAGTCGGGATCCACAGAGAACAGGAGACAGGGAACTGCTCACGGACAGTCAGGAGACACCACCAGACACGGCCAAGCTAGTCACGGACAATCCACTCAGTCAGGGTCCAGGGCAGGTGGCAGGCAGGAGTCTAGTCACAGTGAGTCCAGTGACAGCGAGAGGCATTCGGGGGTGTCTCAGAGACACGCAGGATCCACTCATGGGCAGGCTGGACCCCAACATGCAGAGTCGGGATCCACAGAGAACAGGAGACAGGGAACTGCTCACGGACAGTCAGGAGACACCACCAGACACGGCCAAGCTAGTCACGGACAATCCACTCAGTCAGGGTCCAGGGCAGGTGGCAGGCAGGAGTCTAGTCACAGTGAGTCCAGTGACAGTGAGAGGCATTCGGGGGTGTCTCAGAGACACGCAGGATCCACTCACGGGCAGGCTGGACCCCAACATGCAGAGTTGGGATCCACAGAGTACAGGAGACAGGGAACTGCTCACGGACAGTCAGGAGACACCACCAGACACGGCCAAGCTAGTCACGGACAATCCACTCGGTCAGGGTCCAGGGCAGCTGGCAGGCAGGAGTCTAGTCACAGTGAGTCCAGTGACAGCGAGAGGCATTCGGGGGTGTCTCAGAGACACGCAGGGTCTGCTCACGGACAGGCTGGATCCCAACATGCAGAGTCCACATCTACCCGTGGACACTTAGGATCTAGCACAGTAGAGCGACATGGGTCCAGCCATGCACAGTTACACAATGCTCATAGACAGTCAAGTCATAGGCATGCCCAGTCTAGAATAAGTCATTCTCGGTCACAGATTAGTAGACGACAAAGACATGGATCAGGTCAAAGCTGGAGACATGGCAGCTATGGAAGTGCCGAATATGACTATGGGCAGTCTGGGTATGGACCTTCTAGGGGCAGCAGAACAAGCAGCCGTAATTCTAGTCCTCTGAGGTCAACAGACAGAGCTGAATCCAAGCAAGTGTCTAGTCTTTGA